A genomic segment from Nicotiana tabacum cultivar K326 chromosome 9, ASM71507v2, whole genome shotgun sequence encodes:
- the LOC107791221 gene encoding uncharacterized protein LOC107791221, translated as MTRNASEKGKMKQSLTDITHRVNFPQFNSTPIKSCGQVSSCYSQPQYPKSIQQHSLLYGSSSSNLQKEHFLPDLNEIPLFQEFEDDNIDADIPGQMQSSVQIHDANEDDDVFEDDEVQSWMTNEEYWDIGDANYECEYCGVYFWFEERVEKKYKKNPIFTLYCGRGKTKLPNPKEPPSILKDLLFGSDGTSNVRLRLIGKRGSDGRRYNLPTVSEIAALIDGDFEQTRSDRDIIVESQSGQLQRINELNATYLGLQYPLLFPYGEDRYREDIPLNDIDDSAGGRKCVSTREYLSYKIQERKDEVPSIVSARKLFQQFLVDGYTMMESSRLRFIRLHQKQLRAHFYNGLQDVVLHGDIEPSSQGQRAGYPNLFITFTCNPKWDEITRFVESRGLSPEDCPDILTRVFKIKLDRMIKDLRDNKVFGEVKTVIYTVEFQKRGLPHAHILLFLVNKYPTVGDIDGISSAELPDKKVDPYYYNAVTNFMMHGPCVKTPKGYEDLKKINGSDHETFRDACYALGLLDDDKEYMDAIMEASSGRPRGRPKKPRNVEDEPVAKRGRERPRKSTSTAPNASFAAEGSNATSDAPNATVTSRGRGRGGSRNVTAAVSRGRGRGGSWNATHSQPNVSGAYHSLAAWFECSAPNTSSNATHSQPNASVAPNASTATLNRGREKGVESTKQFKRPRVMGMSVFQAENGFKTLNPGILSSRIVATPSTRIEPTGPTMITRSADVTGDIGFKPSSGLKWKGKPAITTRSCYPIRTDNVLVIDCYLSTFDVLLTDFGGVYEMCKTAITASFDQHITTKTKHNTQNELPIKPTPAPLIFFIILEAHLTDEELKNRCLQKLETFLKGCGRSFLDFPTMPRHVYNTEEVDNNNRLIRDELRYNKRALAEEHQQLVKNLTDEQKSVYEKIIRDVNEDKGGFFFLYGFGGTDKTFIWRTLSSAIRSRGDIVLTVASSGIASLLLPGGRTAHSRFVIPLNVTEDSTCNIKQGTTLANLIIKAKLIIWDEAPMMHRYCFEALDKTLRDILRFKDASNLHRPFGGKTIVLGGDFRQILHVIPKGSRQDIVNASLNSSYLWPHCQLLKLTKNMRLQGNEIGTHLDELRVFSDWILVIGDGIVGTSVDGNKKVQIPDDLLIKQFVDPTSAIVESTYPNFNSRCNDIGYLQQRAILTPTLDMVESINEYMISLNESSEKSYLSSDTIWNSNSTYSALEHVHTPEFLNTIKCSGVPNHALTLKVGIPVMLLRNIDQSAGLCNGTRLIITKLGNQVIEAKVLAGQMVGQKMFIPRMTSTPSDARIPFKFQRRQFPIILYVALSRVTSRKGLKILVCDDDGNITTEATNVVITGIALPSGSDKLYSGSTDRIVRVWDCQSGQKSKVCANSSTSKL; from the exons ATGACAAGGAATGCTTctgaaaaagggaaaatgaaacaATCATTAACGGATATAACACACCGTGTAAATTTCCCTCAATTTAATAGTACCCCCATAAAGAGTTGTGGACAAGTTTCATCATGTTATTCTCAGCCACAATATCCAAAATCAATACAACAGCATAGTTTGCTATATGGTTCGTCCAGTTCAAATTTGCAGAAAGAACATTTTCTACCTGATTTAAATGAGATACCATTATTTCAAG AATTTGAAGATGACAACATTGACGCTGATATACCAG GTCAAATGCAATCCAGTGTTCAAATTCATGATGCAAATGAAGATGATGATGTTTTTGAAG atgATGAAGTACAGAGCTGGATGACCAATGAAG AATACTGGGATATAGGAGATGCCAATTATGAATGTGAATATTGTGGGGTATATTTCTGGTTTGAggaaagagttgagaagaagtaTAAAAAAAACCCAATTTTCACTTTGTATTGTGGTCGTGGTAAAACCAAGCTACCAAATCCAAAGGAGCCTCCTTCGATTTTGAAGGATTTATTGTTTGGTTCAG ATGGGACCTCAAATGTTAGACTTAGATTGATTGGGAAAAGAGGCTCTGATGGAAGAAGATACAATTTACCAACAGTTTCAGAGATAGCTGCTTTGATAGATGGAGATTTTGAACAAACAAGGTCTGACAGAGATATCATAGTTGAAAGCCAATCTGGACAACTACAAAGGATAAATGAATTAAATGCAACATACTTAGGTTTGCAATATCCATTATTATTTCCGTATGGTGAAGACAGATACCGAGAAGATATTCCTTTAAATGATATTGATGATTCAGCCGGTGGAAGGAAATGTGTTAGCACGCGTGAGTACTTATCATATAAAATTCAAGAAAGGAAGGATGAAGTTCCTTCAATTGTGTCagctagaaaattatttcaacaatTCTTGGTAGATGGTTATACAATGATGGAATCTTCTCGATTGAGGTTCATTAGGCTTCATCAAAAACAATTGAGAGCACACTTTTATAATGGGTTACAAGATGTTGTTTTACATGGGGACATAGAACCTTCTTCTCAAGGACAAAGA GCGGGGTACCCTAATTTGTTCATCACATTTACTTGCAACCCAAAATGGGATGAGATTACTAGATTTGTGGAGAGTAGGGGCTTATCTCCAGAAGATTGTCCTGACATTTTAACAagggttttcaaaatcaagcTCGATCGCATGATAAAGGATCTACGCGACAATAAGGTTTTTGGAGAAGTAAAAACAG TGATATATACAGTTGAATTTCAAAAGCGGGGCTTGCCTCATGCACATATCTTGCTTTTTCTTGTGAATAAATACCCAACTGTCGGAGATATTGATGGAATAAGTTCAGCAGAATTACCAGATAAAAAAGTAGATCCTTATTATTATAATGCTGTTACAAATTTCATGATGCATGGTCCTTGTG TTAAAACTCCAAAAGGCTATGaggatttaaaaaaaatcaacggTTCTGATCATGAGACATTTAGAGATGCATGTTATGCTTTGGGTTTATTAGATGATGATAAGGAATACATGGATGCTATCATGGAAGCAA GTTCAGGAAGACCAAGAGGCAGACCAAAG AAACCAAGAAATGTAGAAGATGAACCTGTTGCAAAAAGAGGGAGAGAAAGGCCTAGAAAATCAACATCTACTGCACCTAATGCCTCTTTTGCTGCTGAAGGATCTAATGCAACATCTGATGCACCTAATGCAACAGTTA CTAGTAGAGGTAGGGGAAGAGGAGGATCTAGGAATGTAACAGCAGCAGTCAGTAGAGGTAGGGGAAGAGGAGGATCTTGGAATGCAACTCACTCACAACCTAATGTATCTGGTGCTTATCATTCACTAGCAGCTTGGTTTGAATGTTCTGCACCTAATACATCATCTAATGCAACTCACTCACAACCTAATGCATCTGTTGCACCTAATGCCTCTACTGCTACACTAAATAGAGGAAGGGAAAAGGGTGTGGAAAGTACAAAACAATTTAAAAGGCCAAGAGTGATGGGAATGAGTGTGTTTCAAGCAGAAAATGGCTTCAAAACTTTGAAT CCTGGCATACTAAGTAGTAGAATAGTAGCCACACCAAGTACTAGAATAGAGCCCACGGGACCAACAATGATAACAAGGTCAGCTGATGTAACTGGTGACATTGGTTTCAAGCCAAGTAGTGGACTGAAATGGAAAGGGAAACCAGCAATCACAACAAGAAG CTGTTATCCTATTAGAACAGATAATGTGTTAGTTATTGATTGTTACCTTAGTACATTTGATGTTTTGTTGACTGATTTTGGTGGTGTTTATGAAATGTG CAAGACTGCTATTACAGCTTCATTTGATCAACACATAACAACAAAGACAAAACACAATACACAAAATGAACTTCCTATTAAGCCAACACCAGCCCCCCTTATCTTTTTCATCATCCTTG AAGCTCACCTAACAgatgaagaattgaaaaatcgTTGTTTGCAAAAGCTTGAAACTTTTTTGAAAGGTTGTGGAAGAAGTTTTCTGGATTTTCCAACAATGCCAAGGCATGTTTATAATACGGAAGAAGTTGATAACAATAATAGATTAATACGGGATGAATTGCGTTATAATAAACGCGCTTTGGCAGAGGAACATCAACAATTAGTAAAGAATTTGACAGATGAACAAAAGTCagtttatgaaaaaataataagagatgTGAATGAAGACAAAGGTGGGTTTTTCTTTTTATATGGTTTTGGAGGAACGGACAAGACTTTTATTTGGAGAACTCTATCTTCTGCCATAAGATCTAGAGGAGATATTGTCTTAACTGTTGCATCTAGCGGGATTGCATCTTTGTTGTTACCAGGTGGTCGAACAGCTCATTCAAGATTTGTGATTCCTCTAAATGTAACTGAAGATTCAACATGTAATATAAAGCAAGGTACTACTTTagcaaatttaattattaaggcAAAGTTGATTATCTGGGATGAGGCACCCATGATGCATAGATATTGTTTTGAAGCTCTTGATAAAACTTTAAGAGATATTCTTAGGTTTAAAGATGCATCCAATTTACACCGACCATTTGGAGGTAAAACAATTGTTCTTGGTGGTGACTTCAGACAAATATTACATGTTATTCCAAAAGGTAGTAGGCAAGATATTGTTAATGCTTCTCTCAATTCTTCTTATTTGTGGCCTCACTGTCAACTGTTAAAGTTAACAAAGAACATGAGATTGCAAGGTAATGAAATAGGGACACATCTAGATGAGTTGAGAGTTTTTTCAGATTGGATTTTGGTAATTGGCGATGGTATAGTTGGTACTTCTGTTGATGGCAATAAAAAAGTCCAAATACCAGATGATCTTTTGATAAAACAATTCGTTGATCCAACATCTGCAATTGTAGAAAGTACGTATCCGAATTTCAACAGTCGTTGCAATGATATAGGATACCTACAACAAAGAGCCATTCTTACTCCAACTCTTGATATGGTGGAATCAATCAACGAATATATGATTTCCCTTAATGAAAGTTCTGAGAAATCATATTTGAGTTCCGATACAATCTGGAACTCTAACAGTACTTATTCAGCACTGGAACATGTACACACTCCTGAATTCTTAAATACAATTAAATGTTCTGGAGTTCCAAATCATGCTCTTACGCTAAAGGTTGGTATTCCAGTAATGTTATTAAGAAATATTGATCAGTCAGCAGGATTATGTAATGGAACAAGGTTGATCATAACTAAACTTGGAAATCAAGTTATTGAAGCAAAGGTTTTAGCGGGACAGATGGTTGGACAGAAAATGTTTATTCCAAGAATGACATCGACGCCATCTGATGCTAGAATTCCATTCAAGTTCCAGCGAAGACAATTTCCAATCATT CTATATGTTGCTCTTTCTCGAGTGACGAGTAGAAAGGGATTAAAAATATTGGTTTGTGATGACGATGGGAATATAACTACTGAAGCTACAAATGTT GTCATTACAGGGATTGCTTTGCCATCAGGCTCGGATAAGCTTTATTCAGGGAGTACGGACAGGATAGTAAGAGTGTGGGATTGCCAATCTGGACAG AAAAGCAAAGTTTGTGCAAATAGTTCGACGTCTAAGCTTTAG
- the LOC107787171 gene encoding replication protein A 70 kDa DNA-binding subunit B-like isoform X2 — MNIFNLRPFHQLKNEHDVDETELLDVVGQVVTYEDVKTYNQGDDQSFLINVVLEDDQRNRIMATLWSELVDQIQHHLNESADEPVIVVFQHMKPQKYRGNYSVRSCWYQTKIWINSTLPQSIEFKSRLLAARQSNIERITRTSSQQSYSVTDELDKGIVLFKTIRDLVQCTQESSYWIAAKLVNLELDRGWSYLACNKCSRKVEKVENKYFCAKCNEEESFVTHRYRLQVRVMDGTAFISLLLWNREAMQLIGKSAKELKERLVETSLADAECSYPSEMDDILYKKFMFKVIVKQENIESQVEVYKVLKFTDDDDLLKEYDHTLFEDNMNDPHFLDGQSSSGDKLFGDLMAESQLKSVLQTPIEKSVSESGSSVLDDGDACNAKISPLKTYDKKTRSANKASAVATDDDFNSQLSSNKVRRVVKKEKNP, encoded by the exons ATGAACATCTTTAACTTGCGCCCTTTTCACCAACTAAAAAATGAACATGATGTCGATGAGACAGAATTACTcg ATGTTGTTGGTCAGGTTGTGACCTATGAAGATGTTAAGACCTACAATCAGGGAGACGACCAAAGTTTTCTTATTAATGTTGTACTCGAAGATGATCA GAGGAACAGGATTATGGCAACATTATGGAGCGAACTTGTGGATCAAATTCAACATCACTTGAATGAATCTGCCGATGAGCCTGTGATTGTTGTTTTTCAGCATATGAAACCTCAAAAATATCGAG GTAATTACTCAGTGCGTAGCTGTTGGTATCAGACAAAGATATGGATAAATTCTACGTTGCCGCAGTCTATTGAATTTAAATCCAG ATTACTTGCAGCACGTCAATCAAACATTGAGCGAATCACTCGAACAAGTTCTCAACAAAGTTACTCTGTTACAGATGAGTTAGACAAAGGAATTGTACTGTTTAAAACTATTAGGGATTTAGTTCAGTGCACGCAA GAATCCAGCTATTGGATTGCGGCAAAATTGGTTAATTTGGAACTTGACCGGGGATGGTCATACTTGGCATGCAACAAGTGTAGTCGAAAGGTGGAAAAAGTTGAAAATAAATACTTTTGTGCCAAATGCAATGAAGAAGAGTCTTTTGTTACTCACAG GTATAGGCTTCAAGTTCGTGTTATGGATGGAACCGCTTTTATCTCATTGTTGCTTTGGAATCGCGAAGCTATGCAACTTATAGGGAAGTCCGCAAAAGAACTTAAGGAAAGATTAGTTGAG ACTTCACTTGCGGATGCTGAATGTTCTTATCCAAGTGAAATGGACGATATTCTTTATAAAAAATTCATGTTCAAGGTTATTGTTAAGCAAGAGAATATTGAGTCGCAGGTCGAAGTCTACAAAGTTCTTAAGTTTACTGATGATGATGACCTTCTAAAGGAATACGACCATACTTTATTCGAAGACAATATGAAT GATCCACATTTTTTGGATGGACAAAGCTCAAGTGGAGATAAGCTTTTCGGG GATCTTATGGCCGAAAGTCAGCTGAAGTCTGTTTTGCAAACTCCCATTGAGAAAAGTGTATCAGAAAGTGGATCGTCGGTGTTAGATGATGGAGATGCTTGCAATGCAAAAATATCCCCTTTGAAGACATATGACAAGAAGACTAGATCCGCTAATAAGGCATCAGCAGTAGCAACAGATGATGACTTCAATTCTCAACTGTCTAGCAACAAGGTTCGCAGAGTcgtaaagaaagaaaagaatccCTGA
- the LOC107787171 gene encoding replication protein A 70 kDa DNA-binding subunit B-like isoform X1: MWIMPDRFNPQIPFSIELVLQDSKGDRIHGTIGKYVLKFFRNKIHELRLYRMNYFVVGPNNLKLRTTTHKLKLTFTQKTFVEETNDPSFHMNIFNLRPFHQLKNEHDVDETELLDVVGQVVTYEDVKTYNQGDDQSFLINVVLEDDQRNRIMATLWSELVDQIQHHLNESADEPVIVVFQHMKPQKYRGNYSVRSCWYQTKIWINSTLPQSIEFKSRLLAARQSNIERITRTSSQQSYSVTDELDKGIVLFKTIRDLVQCTQESSYWIAAKLVNLELDRGWSYLACNKCSRKVEKVENKYFCAKCNEEESFVTHRYRLQVRVMDGTAFISLLLWNREAMQLIGKSAKELKERLVETSLADAECSYPSEMDDILYKKFMFKVIVKQENIESQVEVYKVLKFTDDDDLLKEYDHTLFEDNMNDPHFLDGQSSSGDKLFGDLMAESQLKSVLQTPIEKSVSESGSSVLDDGDACNAKISPLKTYDKKTRSANKASAVATDDDFNSQLSSNKVRRVVKKEKNP; this comes from the exons ATGTGGATAATGCCGGATCGCTTTAACCCGCAAATACCGTTTTCAATTGAATTGGTTTTACAGGATTCTAAG GGTGACCGTATACATGGTACAATTGGAAAGTATGTTCTTAAGTTTTTTAGGAACAAGATACATGAACTTCGCTTATATCGTATGAACTACTTTGTAGTCGGACCAAATAATTTGAAGTTGAGGACTACGACACACAAGCTGAAGCTGACATTTACTCAAAAGACATTTGTCGAGGAAACAAATGATCCTTCATTTCATATGAACATCTTTAACTTGCGCCCTTTTCACCAACTAAAAAATGAACATGATGTCGATGAGACAGAATTACTcg ATGTTGTTGGTCAGGTTGTGACCTATGAAGATGTTAAGACCTACAATCAGGGAGACGACCAAAGTTTTCTTATTAATGTTGTACTCGAAGATGATCA GAGGAACAGGATTATGGCAACATTATGGAGCGAACTTGTGGATCAAATTCAACATCACTTGAATGAATCTGCCGATGAGCCTGTGATTGTTGTTTTTCAGCATATGAAACCTCAAAAATATCGAG GTAATTACTCAGTGCGTAGCTGTTGGTATCAGACAAAGATATGGATAAATTCTACGTTGCCGCAGTCTATTGAATTTAAATCCAG ATTACTTGCAGCACGTCAATCAAACATTGAGCGAATCACTCGAACAAGTTCTCAACAAAGTTACTCTGTTACAGATGAGTTAGACAAAGGAATTGTACTGTTTAAAACTATTAGGGATTTAGTTCAGTGCACGCAA GAATCCAGCTATTGGATTGCGGCAAAATTGGTTAATTTGGAACTTGACCGGGGATGGTCATACTTGGCATGCAACAAGTGTAGTCGAAAGGTGGAAAAAGTTGAAAATAAATACTTTTGTGCCAAATGCAATGAAGAAGAGTCTTTTGTTACTCACAG GTATAGGCTTCAAGTTCGTGTTATGGATGGAACCGCTTTTATCTCATTGTTGCTTTGGAATCGCGAAGCTATGCAACTTATAGGGAAGTCCGCAAAAGAACTTAAGGAAAGATTAGTTGAG ACTTCACTTGCGGATGCTGAATGTTCTTATCCAAGTGAAATGGACGATATTCTTTATAAAAAATTCATGTTCAAGGTTATTGTTAAGCAAGAGAATATTGAGTCGCAGGTCGAAGTCTACAAAGTTCTTAAGTTTACTGATGATGATGACCTTCTAAAGGAATACGACCATACTTTATTCGAAGACAATATGAAT GATCCACATTTTTTGGATGGACAAAGCTCAAGTGGAGATAAGCTTTTCGGG GATCTTATGGCCGAAAGTCAGCTGAAGTCTGTTTTGCAAACTCCCATTGAGAAAAGTGTATCAGAAAGTGGATCGTCGGTGTTAGATGATGGAGATGCTTGCAATGCAAAAATATCCCCTTTGAAGACATATGACAAGAAGACTAGATCCGCTAATAAGGCATCAGCAGTAGCAACAGATGATGACTTCAATTCTCAACTGTCTAGCAACAAGGTTCGCAGAGTcgtaaagaaagaaaagaatccCTGA
- the LOC107759083 gene encoding uncharacterized protein LOC107759083: MGSAKLKIGGVWSGILEVELEEWTIPMLREEIAKKSGLETINLICAGKLLKDGDGTEKLSQLGVKNNAKILASKVSIDQGKSVKDESLAEEERCTRLSRLKAAATSLSKRHADGSLPVEDFNLELENQSGQKVQLGTETDQRAIMMGLMLHTNAKALMRKKNYKEALEVLTMGEEAFSLCNQKLIEMVDNVPILQIDMVWCYLMLRDISWLSVAGVRLAKAREGLERSHGKEASRLRLLQKGRYPEIALHLRLELLEGVVAYHSGQIEKSRKSLTSAQAKFLQLQIPDEALSLLLSMGYKERDAKRALRMNNQVVESAVDFLVEEKEKKARQREDDIRRRKEIIDQKGYGTTPLGKAVDLERLNELVSIGFEKELAAEALRRNENDTQKALDDLTNPEANASIQIHIESRKKKRLRQAENVVIEEIVSMGFPREAVAAAVRTFGTRQAALDHLLASAATEDQNANDILHNNQGEDGNANNPITDQQSENGSGANTGSSSAGGPSHNKVEERDVEMEDAITGELLRGDAYSDYDIEVTEEGEAINEYLALVTIGDNVENVPSS; the protein is encoded by the exons ATGGGGTCAGCAAAATTGAAGATAGGTGGGGTATGGAGTGGAATACTAGAAGTAGAATTAGAAGAATGGACAATTCCAATGTTAAGAGAAGAAATTGCCAAAAAATCAGGTCTTGAAACGATCAACCTTATATGTGCTGGTAAATTGTTGAAAGATGGTGATGGGACTGAGAAATTAagccaattgggtgtcaaaaatAATGCAAAGATTTTGGCTTCTAAGGTTTCTATTGATCAAGGCAAGTCTGTAAAAGATGAATCTTTGGCTGAGGAAGAACGTTGCACTAGGCTTTCAAGGCTAAA GGCTGCTGCTACTTCTCTGTCGAAGAGACATGCGGATGGTTCATTACCTGTTGAAGATTTCAATCTGGAGCTCGAAAATCAGAGTGGACAAAAGGTGCAACTGGGAACTGAGACTGATCAACG aGCAATAATGATGGGCcttatgcttcatacaaatgcAAAAGCCttgatgaggaagaagaattataAAGAAGCACTAGAAGTGCTGACCATGGGAGAA GAAGCCTTCTCTCTCTGCAACCAGAAACTCATCGAG ATGGTTGACAATGTGCCCATTCTGCAAATAGACATGGTGTGGTGCTACCTTATGCTCCGAGATATCAGCTGGCTCTCAGTTGCTGGAGTCCGCCTTGCAAAAGCTAGAGAAGGGCTTGAGCGTTCTCATGGGAAGGAAGCTAGTCGTCTCAGACTGCTTCAAAAAGGACGATACCCGGAGATTGCTCT ACATTTGAGGTTGGAGCTGCTAGAAGGAGTAGTGGCATATCATAGCGGTCAGATTGAAAAATCTAGAAAGTCCTTGACATCTGCTCAAGCCAAGTTTTTGCAG CTTCAAATTCCAGATGAAGCTTTGTCCTTACTTTTGAGTATGGGCTACAAGGAACGGGATGCCAAGAGAGCCCTGCGCATGAACAATCAAGTAGTAGAAAGCGCTGTTGATTTTCTTGttgaggagaaagaaaagaaagcaaggcaaAGGGAGGACGACATCAGGCGGCGGAAGGAGATCAT AGATCAAAAGGGTTATGGAACGACTCCCCTCGGAAAAGCTGTTGATCTCGAGAGACTGAATGAATTGGTGTCAATTGG GTTTGAGAAAGAGCTTGCTGCAGAAGCACTTCGACGAAATGAAAATGATACACAAAAAGCTCTGGATGACTTGACAAATCCGGAAGCTAATGCTTCGATACAG ATACATATTGAGTCAAGGAAGAAGAAAAGGTTACGTCAAGCAGAGAATGTTGTTATTGAAGAAATTGTATCCATGGGTTTTCCAAGAGAAGCAG TGGCTGCAGCTGTTCGCACTTTTGGCACGAGACAAGCAGCGCTAGATCATCTACTTGCTTCTGCTGCAACAGAAGATCAGAATGCAAATGATATTCTACACAACAATCAAGGGGAAGATGGCAATGCAAATAATCCTATAACTGACCAACAAAGTGAAAACGGATCGGGTGCTAACACAGGTTCAAGTAGTGCTGGAGGTCCAAGTCATAACAAAGTTGAGGAGCGGGACGTGGAAATGGAAGATGCTATTACTGGAGAATTACTAAGAGGAGATGCTTACTCTGACTATGACATTGAGGTTACTGAAGAAGGTGAAGCTATAAACGAATACTTAGCTTTAGTAACTATAGGAGATAACGTAGAGAATGTTCCATCGTCGTAG
- the LOC107759084 gene encoding protein OS-9 homolog, giving the protein MKKMRLAILLFTISLLYDNVYSTQIISAHTGASFSRSSKEPKYKVEFHSEDTPFIPDDDQEAILMPNKDGEKFLCYLPKVDKPKIGKPLTPNISSLVVDTEKRIKWKTPDELLEVLKDRCLIRQEGWWSYEFCYENKLRQVHLEEEKVVQEFILGYYDAEATAAYHQNRSDNSVLRHPRSKDASQRYHAHIYTNGTTCDLTNEPRQTEVRFVCSEPRAMISSITELSTCKYALTVHCPTLCKHPLFQEERPVWHTINCNKLPKDYREAKAEENFGHENIAMVTDSEYQPSVDSDEHVKVEEDNSNEHAKVEEDNFEDENITIVTDLEHQHAT; this is encoded by the exons atgaagaagatgagattgGCAATTCTACTTTTCACCATTAGTCTCTTATACGACAACGTTTATTCCACCCAGATAATATCTGCTCACACAG GTGCGTCTTTCAGTCGAAGTTCTAAAGAACCAAAATATAAGGTTGAATTTCATTCAGAAGACACACCCTTTATCCCG GATGATGACCAGGAAGCTATTCTCATGCCCAACAAAGATGGAGAGAAGTTCCTGTGTTATTTGCCTAAAGTTGATAAACCGAAGATTGGTAAACCACTGACACCCAATATAAGCAGTTTGGTCGTGGACACTGAGAAACGCATCAAGTGGAAGACACCAGATGAACTGCTTGAAGTGCTGAAGGATCGTTGCCTTATCAGG CAAGAAGGGTGGTGGTCGTATGAATTCTGTTATGAGAACAAGTTGAGGCAAGTTCATTTGGAGGAGGAAAAG GTGGTTCAAGAATTTATCTTGGGTTACTATGATGCCGAAGCTACTGCAGCTTATCATCAGAATCGCTCAGATAATTCAGTGCTAAGGCATCCCCGTTCAAAAGATGCATCACAAAG ATATCACGCTCATATCTATACAAATGGTACCACATGTGATTTAACAAATGAGCCACGACAAACAGAG GTGAGGTTTGTTTGCTCAGAGCCTAGAGCTATGATAAGCTCTATAACTGAATTATCCACCTGCAAGTACGCTCTCACCGTACACTGTCCAACCCTCTGCAAACACCC TCTCTTCCAGGAAGAGAGGCCAGTATGGCATACCATTAACTGTAATAAACTTCCGAAAGATTACAGAGAAGCAAAAGCGGAAGAAAACTTTGGACATGAAAATATTGCCATGGTGACAGACTCAGAATATCAGCCTTCGGTTGATTCAGACGAGCACGTGAAAGTGGAGGAAGACAATTCAAATGAACATGCCAAAGTGGAGGAagacaattttgaagatgaaaatATCACCATAGTGACTGACTTGGAGCATCAGCATGCGACATAA